The sequence below is a genomic window from Cicer arietinum cultivar CDC Frontier isolate Library 1 chromosome 6, Cicar.CDCFrontier_v2.0, whole genome shotgun sequence.
ACAAGAGCATAATGATACTTAATAGTTAACGTTGTTTTTGATTGGTcctgttttttctttttattttgatgtcACAGTCTTTAGCTATAtgtcttattattatatttagaaATGGAAACATGTTTGCAGTATTTGCATGTGTGTATACGACTTACTAGGGTCCTTGTTCCATTCCATCGATCAAATCAATAATTAGGTGTTGTGGACGTATTGCTTTTAGCAAAATGTGGTGTACTCTTCTTTTATTTAGTTTCTGCACATAATTTTGAGTCCTTTGCATCGTTTTGTAGAAGGTAGACAGGACTAAAATGTTgttaaaatattactttattatataaaataatgcatcataagtataaaaatattttttttctcgaatttagttatcaaatgtattttttttaagttatatagtttgttctccaaaattaataagtGATACATAATTTAGGcacatatttttgtaattttgatactTAGActataaaaaagtaattaataaattacaCGTACAAAACCCAAAATTACTATTacccaaaaaatataattaacaatcaaaattagaaactcaaaaagaaaaaaaaaattgtgttataattcgatcttcaaaaaattatatgataaaaattataaatgaaatttattatttttatttacattttcatTGCTAATTTTAGTGGAAATTAATTTACTACAAAAATAACTCTCATTAAAATTATTTCgcttaataatttaaattttatcaacttaattgttaattacttaaatattattttaacaatcatttatttcaaaaactatagAAATCACATGTCTATaactatataattttatatttgccATTTTActaatgtttaaaaatatatttttatgcatttttttttttaatttctatgtaGTGTGCAAGAACTTCCACCAGTGGATTTGTTTGTAACAACAGCAGACGATGAGCTAGAACCACCCATAATCACAATGAACACTGTGTTATCATTATTAGCACTTGATTATCCATCTCACAAGCTAGCTTGTTATGTTTCCGATGATGGATGTTCTCCTTTAATCTTCTATGCTCTTCAAGAATCTTCAAAATTTGCTAAACATTGGGTACCTTTTTGTAAAAAGTACAAAATACAAGTTAGAGCTCCATTTAGATACTTTTGTGATGATGAGTGTACCACAAATAATGAAGAATTCAATCATGAATGGCTACGAATGAAGGTTCATTCCATTTATTATTcttattgaatatataaattttggtcctttatattataagtttttatgaaatataaataaatctttGAAAATCTCTTCATTGCATAATATTCAAAAAttgttgataatattgtattgattttgtggACAAAACAAAGATGTGTTTGATAACAAAATGCCAAACGGTTTTGTTTTGTGTATTGCTTGGCAGCGtatgtatgaaaatcttagccATAAAATAGAAGTGGACCCAAAATCAATCCCAAGCTTACTTGAAGGAGAATTTGATGTTTTCTCAAACACTCAAAGGACCAATCATCCAACCATAATAAAGGTATTATTTGTTAGCTAATATTCAACTCTTTTTTCGTTCATGAATCAATATACAATGACATTTCTTACCATTCTTCTTAAAAGTTTTTACTAAGCAAGatgaatttcatatatttttaaataatttaatattttatcaaataaacaGATAATAaagtttgtaaaataattattcagcAAAGAAGAAATGAAACtttgtaaatataattattaatataatatatgacaATAATCAACAATCAgattttgatttgtgaaatttaataattataatattgtgTTAAAGGAGAATAAATTGACACACGGACTCTCACACGTGTGTGCTCTCTCACTCTCTATATAAATTTGTTCATCTAATTTAATGATATTGAAAAAGatagttaatttaattattaatgataaatttgtcaataaatttttttaatttttaaaattttatttataattattaaccttataattttattatcttgatttttattctttacactcttttcaatttttacaaTCTTGTCAAGAGAGAGACAAAATCGACCTAAACATCAAGAGGTCTAAGGAAAATTTAAAGACAATATCTTTTTAGAgcccataataatattttaataaaattaccttttgttcaatattattttttatccatTTTAGAACACAATATACTTATCAAATTAATTCAGTCCATTTTATGtagtatttctttttaaattaataataaagttaattgatttaatatttgataaaataatgttaattttatttaagattttattaatttcatgtTATGAAAATAGTGAAATATGAGgcttttttatatctttttgaaatgtaaaataaataggctttttttttttttttaacaaatgaaaaTACATTAATGCTTACATCGTGAATTGGTAAGGTTATATGGGAGAACAAGGAAATGGTTGAAGATGGATTGCCACATTTGATATACATATCTAGAGAGAAGAGGCCAAAGCAACCACATCATTTCAAAGCCGGTGCCATGAATGtgttggtaaatatatatattctttagaACCTTGTCATTCCTGAAATGTGTTGGATTCTCtcttattcttttttaattcatttgcTTATCAATAAAGCCACTAAGACAAAATTCACATTTAGAGTTAAAAATtgcaaattatatttataaattagaatcaattttaGAAGTATATgttcaaatcaattttaaacttctaaattttttgaggtatatatattttgaattagtCTTTATTTAACTATGTACTTGTTTGTTTCTttcatttaatttcaaaaaattgctATTCAGACAAGAGTCTCTGGATTGATTACCAATGCACCATTTATGTTGAACGTGGATTGTGACATGTTTGTAAataatccaaatattgttcaaCATGCAATGTGCATTTTGCTTGATTCGAAAGGAGAGAAAGAAGTTGCTTTTGCTCAATGTCCTCAACAATTCTATGCTACACTCAAAGACGATCCTTTTGGAAATCAAATGACAATTTTGTTAAAGgtaaatgtaattttatataggatgaaataaattttttattgctATAAATATACTATATCTTGTTTTTagtttctttcaatttttttttcaaacaatgaCTCGAATATTTTTCATCAataattttggattttgtttttatatcaATTCATGTGTatctttgaatttttgaataatttttcttatgtatgtttaaaatattatattttccacaaaaatttagaattatttaacaaataattatttaaatatactttttaagCTTTTAGtgcttaaaattcatatttaattaatattttattaaataagtctaattttttataaggaaattattataatattctaaacatgTTTACAAAAATCATACAAATTTGAATGATACACAAGAACTGACTTAAAAACATTGAGttaacttataaataaaaaatatttgaagaaccattatttgaataaaaaaattagagtgaTTAAAAAcgaaatataattatatttaaagaaccttaatatatagtttattatACACTAATGTTTAAAATCATCTAAAGTTCTAACGATGATCGATATtccttttcaaaaatatataagttaactattgtaatttttaaagttGAGACAATAACTCGATCgatgataatttaataaaaataattaatgtattctATTGAACTAACatattcaaataattattttagccGTAAAAAGAAGGAGAGTTGTGACTTTATAATATCGAAAAAGTATGATCAATTGTTTTCACAGTTTCAAAAGACTTTTAAGATTTGTTTAGTATAGATTTAAGGTGGTCAACgatatcttaaaatatgttaaataattaaacttttgTTGTACTAGTTGAATTAgcaaatttgataaataaataaataagttaattaattacttcattaattttattgtatgcAGTACCTTGGAGCTGGATTAGCGGGACTCCAAGGAATTTTCTATGGTGGAACAAACTGCTTTCATAGAAGAAAAGTTATTTATGGTCTTTCCCCAGATGACGTGGAAAATGGTACGTGTTAtcacattttcattttcaagaTGCAATTTGATTGGCACATCAAATAAAGctggtttttaataaatctttttCTATTAACCACCCCTTCTATTTGCTTTTTGAACTATAAAATTATGTAATATATATACATCTACTTTGTCTAGGTAAGTTGGtaacttataatttaattaacaaatgtaaaattattaatgaacttatgttttttattcaaattctgGACTTCATAATCATGGGCGAATTTTttgtgatattaattattttgtttatatgttcagaaaaatataatatcgacgtaaagttttgtttttttaaatcgttaaaatttaattatttttaatttaattttaactataattatttttaaaattttatatataagtgtTTGATTTAATTGTAGTGTAAAATAAATAGTCTctaaaagtataataaatagTCTTTATTTAATCTATAAAAGAGTAAATATCACCATAAATTTGCATGTAAATGTGAGTTCTGGAATTCAAATACGAGATAATcgtataatttataatattttaaacattttaacaATTGAATTAGAACTTAGTgagtaataaataattattttaaagcaactaattattattttcttttgtactTTTAAAGCAACTAATTAAGGAACTAACTTGATAATTAGTTGTCTCTAATCAAAACTTCTCCTCATCTTCTTCTCTTTGGTGTTTTTGATTAAATCATTTCAatctatttaaatacttttattattccACACTTCATAAATatcttcttcttaatttaaacaaattaaatttagttaaattggtgtgaattttttattaaaaaaaatattgatttgaaACCAGTAGtaattttgtattactaaagtATCTCTCACAATTCTAAAAAGTATTTGTTTATttgcttaaataaaaaatttggagtTTCAAAGGAAGTTGTGAAATCTGTTGTTGATGCTTTAGAAGGGAGGATATATTCACCAAATGATATCAATGTTACAAAAGCTGTTGAAGAAGCCACTCAAGTTGCTTGTTATGGATATGAATATGGCACTGGCTGGGGTAAACAGGTTTGTtaaacaaacttttttttttgggtcaCTTTTGTCAACAAACATGTGTGGGCAAGGAAATGAGGCATGATGGGCCAATcaggatttatttatttttttaatcggCGAATGCTCATTCAATTccatttttaattctattttttcaattttttttcggATTCTCGTTTTcgataatgtaaaatatattacGAGATTCTAGCTTTCAATAGTATATTTCGAGGGTGAGGAAGCAAAACGGAGACAACTGAACATTcaacttatttatttgaatcGGCCTAATAGGCTAGTCCATAATAACACACATTTTGATAACTAAACCATTAATTTATAGTAAGCCAAATAGATAGTTTCTTCTCCCACCCCTAATCATCTTTGAATTTGTCAATTCGAAGTTGTATTATGACCAAAAACATATATGAATTTTCCAATCTAGACATGTATTTTAGTGACTTTTGAGAACATAAAAGGGATGAGAGAAGAAACTAAGTACCAATAGATAAGTCCTTCAAATCAAACTTATTTTGAGAATTATAATTAGGACATGACATCATCTTGTTTAAGGATCGACTCAAAGGCAAAGCTACTAAGACAAAGTCACCTTAGACCTTCaagaaaataaagttttttttacttGGTCtcatattttactattttcaatagtaaaattaataaagtcttatctaaaattatattattgtcTCGACAAATATTAaactcattcaatttatcaataattgaaaaataaatattacagaTAATCGTTTTAGGCCTCATGATAAAAATGGTCTTAaacttcaatatgttttgagttgACTGTACCTACTAGTCTGGACAATTTTTTCATTCCTATTTACATTTGGCCATGTTGTAAGTTTGAAGTAATGATTTTagttcataatattattttgcatATGTTGGTAAAAAGTGTTAATTAAGTGTTGAAATTGAAAGGTTGTTGCAATTTTAGGTGGGTTGGATATATGGATCAATAACAGAAGATGTACTAACTGGATTGACAATACACAAAAAAGGTTGGAGATCAGAATTATGTACACCAGATCCAGTTGCCTTCAGAGGTTGTGCTCCAATTGGTGGCCCAACATCAATGGCCCAACATAAGAGATGGGCCACAGGCATGCTTGAGATCTTTTTTAGCAAACATTGTCCTATTTTTGGTACCATTTTTGGTAAACTTTCTTTCAGGCAATTCTTAGCTTATATGTGGATCATGAATTGGGGCTTTAATCCAGTTGCCCTAGTATGCTACTCTTGTCTCCTTCCATATTGCATCATTACCAACTCCAATTTCCTCCCAAAGGTAACcattgaaaaatttaatttagtgtagattgaaataaaataattaacatgtattccaataataataaaaacataagtTAACTTTTGTAATTTGTTCAATTCAGGATTGGGGGATATGCATTCCTATTGCATTAATTGTGACATACATGGTATATACTCTAGTAGAATACTTGATCTCAGGGATGACAATTAGAGCATGGTGGAACAATCAAAGAATGTCATTAATAACACCTATGAATGCTGGATTTTGTGGA
It includes:
- the LOC101488214 gene encoding cellulose synthase-like protein B4 isoform X5, translating into MANPNSLPLYEKYWYKHNYKRVLDSFILILLLLLLGYRIISINNYSFHWFVALICELWFTLSWVFTISTQWNPALIKTYPHLLLQSVQELPPVDLFVTTADDELEPPIITMNTVLSLLALDYPSHKLACYVSDDGCSPLIFYALQESSKFAKHWVPFCKKYKIQVRAPFRYFCDDECTTNNEEFNHEWLRMKRMYENLSHKIEVDPKSIPSLLEGEFDVFSNTQRTNHPTIIKVIWENKEMVEDGLPHLIYISREKRPKQPHHFKAGAMNVLYLGAGLAGLQGIFYGGTNCFHRRKVIYGLSPDDVENEGRIYSPNDINVTKAVEEATQVACYGYEYGTGWGKQVGWIYGSITEDVLTGLTIHKKGWRSELCTPDPVAFRGCAPIGGPTSMAQHKRWATGMLEIFFSKHCPIFGTIFGKLSFRQFLAYMWIMNWGFNPVALVCYSCLLPYCIITNSNFLPKDWGICIPIALIVTYMVYTLVEYLISGMTIRAWWNNQRMSLITPMNAGFCGFITILLKLLGISNTIFDITKKDIPSSSDEVQDKDASRHTFDKSLVFLPGTTILLLQLTSIFIKLFGFQPQGLSENYECGVAEMLCSVYWIMSYWPFLRGLFERGKYGIPFSTIRKGAAMTCLFVFLCRSTISS
- the LOC101488214 gene encoding cellulose synthase-like protein H1 isoform X3, whose amino-acid sequence is MANPNSLPLYEKYWYKHNYKRVLDSFILILLLLLLGYRIISINNYSFHWFVALICELWFTLSWVFTISTQWNPALIKTYPHLLLQSVQELPPVDLFVTTADDELEPPIITMNTVLSLLALDYPSHKLACYVSDDGCSPLIFYALQESSKFAKHWVPFCKKYKIQVRAPFRYFCDDECTTNNEEFNHEWLRMKRMYENLSHKIEVDPKSIPSLLEGEFDVFSNTQRTNHPTIIKVIWENKEMVEDGLPHLIYISREKRPKQPHHFKAGAMNVLTRVSGLITNAPFMLNVDCDMFVNNPNIVQHAMCILLDSKGEKEVAFAQCPQQFYATLKDDPFGNQMTILLKYLGAGLAGLQGIFYGGTNCFHRRKVIYGLSPDDVENGRIYSPNDINVTKAVEEATQVACYGYEYGTGWGKQVGWIYGSITEDVLTGLTIHKKGWRSELCTPDPVAFRGCAPIGGPTSMAQHKRWATGMLEIFFSKHCPIFGTIFGKLSFRQFLAYMWIMNWGFNPVALVCYSCLLPYCIITNSNFLPKDWGICIPIALIVTYMVYTLVEYLISGMTIRAWWNNQRMSLITPMNAGFCGFITILLKLLGISNTIFDITKKDIPSSSDEVQDKDASRHTFDKSLVFLPGTTILLLQLTSIFIKLFGFQPQGLSENYECGVAEMLCSVYWIMSYWPFLRGLFERGKYGIPFSTIRKGAAMTCLFVFLCRSTISS
- the LOC101488214 gene encoding cellulose synthase-like protein B4 isoform X4 — encoded protein: MANPNSLPLYEKYWYKHNYKRVLDSFILILLLLLLGYRIISINNYSFHWFVALICELWFTLSWVFTISTQWNPALIKTYPHLLLQSVQELPPVDLFVTTADDELEPPIITMNTVLSLLALDYPSHKLACYVSDDGCSPLIFYALQESSKFAKHWVPFCKKYKIQVRAPFRYFCDDECTTNNEEFNHEWLRMKRMYENLSHKIEVDPKSIPSLLEGEFDVFSNTQRTNHPTIIKVIWENKEMVEDGLPHLIYISREKRPKQPHHFKAGAMNVLYLGAGLAGLQGIFYGGTNCFHRRKVIYGLSPDDVENVSKEVVKSVVDALEGRIYSPNDINVTKAVEEATQVACYGYEYGTGWGKQVGWIYGSITEDVLTGLTIHKKGWRSELCTPDPVAFRGCAPIGGPTSMAQHKRWATGMLEIFFSKHCPIFGTIFGKLSFRQFLAYMWIMNWGFNPVALVCYSCLLPYCIITNSNFLPKDWGICIPIALIVTYMVYTLVEYLISGMTIRAWWNNQRMSLITPMNAGFCGFITILLKLLGISNTIFDITKKDIPSSSDEVQDKDASRHTFDKSLVFLPGTTILLLQLTSIFIKLFGFQPQGLSENYECGVAEMLCSVYWIMSYWPFLRGLFERGKYGIPFSTIRKGAAMTCLFVFLCRSTISS
- the LOC101488214 gene encoding cellulose synthase-like protein H1 isoform X2, whose product is MANPNSLPLYEKYWYKHNYKRVLDSFILILLLLLLGYRIISINNYSFHWFVALICELWFTLSWVFTISTQWNPALIKTYPHLLLQSVQELPPVDLFVTTADDELEPPIITMNTVLSLLALDYPSHKLACYVSDDGCSPLIFYALQESSKFAKHWVPFCKKYKIQVRAPFRYFCDDECTTNNEEFNHEWLRMKRMYENLSHKIEVDPKSIPSLLEGEFDVFSNTQRTNHPTIIKVIWENKEMVEDGLPHLIYISREKRPKQPHHFKAGAMNVLTRVSGLITNAPFMLNVDCDMFVNNPNIVQHAMCILLDSKGEKEVAFAQCPQQFYATLKDDPFGNQMTILLKYLGAGLAGLQGIFYGGTNCFHRRKVIYGLSPDDVENEGRIYSPNDINVTKAVEEATQVACYGYEYGTGWGKQVGWIYGSITEDVLTGLTIHKKGWRSELCTPDPVAFRGCAPIGGPTSMAQHKRWATGMLEIFFSKHCPIFGTIFGKLSFRQFLAYMWIMNWGFNPVALVCYSCLLPYCIITNSNFLPKDWGICIPIALIVTYMVYTLVEYLISGMTIRAWWNNQRMSLITPMNAGFCGFITILLKLLGISNTIFDITKKDIPSSSDEVQDKDASRHTFDKSLVFLPGTTILLLQLTSIFIKLFGFQPQGLSENYECGVAEMLCSVYWIMSYWPFLRGLFERGKYGIPFSTIRKGAAMTCLFVFLCRSTISS
- the LOC101488214 gene encoding cellulose synthase-like protein H1 isoform X6, with the protein product MRIMVHLILGFHHLHSMESSSNQNLPSSSPSKRMYENLSHKIEVDPKSIPSLLEGEFDVFSNTQRTNHPTIIKVIWENKEMVEDGLPHLIYISREKRPKQPHHFKAGAMNVLTRVSGLITNAPFMLNVDCDMFVNNPNIVQHAMCILLDSKGEKEVAFAQCPQQFYATLKDDPFGNQMTILLKYLGAGLAGLQGIFYGGTNCFHRRKVIYGLSPDDVENVSKEVVKSVVDALEGRIYSPNDINVTKAVEEATQVACYGYEYGTGWGKQVGWIYGSITEDVLTGLTIHKKGWRSELCTPDPVAFRGCAPIGGPTSMAQHKRWATGMLEIFFSKHCPIFGTIFGKLSFRQFLAYMWIMNWGFNPVALVCYSCLLPYCIITNSNFLPKDWGICIPIALIVTYMVYTLVEYLISGMTIRAWWNNQRMSLITPMNAGFCGFITILLKLLGISNTIFDITKKDIPSSSDEVQDKDASRHTFDKSLVFLPGTTILLLQLTSIFIKLFGFQPQGLSENYECGVAEMLCSVYWIMSYWPFLRGLFERGKYGIPFSTIRKGAAMTCLFVFLCRSTISS
- the LOC101488214 gene encoding cellulose synthase-like protein H1 isoform X1, with protein sequence MANPNSLPLYEKYWYKHNYKRVLDSFILILLLLLLGYRIISINNYSFHWFVALICELWFTLSWVFTISTQWNPALIKTYPHLLLQSVQELPPVDLFVTTADDELEPPIITMNTVLSLLALDYPSHKLACYVSDDGCSPLIFYALQESSKFAKHWVPFCKKYKIQVRAPFRYFCDDECTTNNEEFNHEWLRMKRMYENLSHKIEVDPKSIPSLLEGEFDVFSNTQRTNHPTIIKVIWENKEMVEDGLPHLIYISREKRPKQPHHFKAGAMNVLTRVSGLITNAPFMLNVDCDMFVNNPNIVQHAMCILLDSKGEKEVAFAQCPQQFYATLKDDPFGNQMTILLKYLGAGLAGLQGIFYGGTNCFHRRKVIYGLSPDDVENVSKEVVKSVVDALEGRIYSPNDINVTKAVEEATQVACYGYEYGTGWGKQVGWIYGSITEDVLTGLTIHKKGWRSELCTPDPVAFRGCAPIGGPTSMAQHKRWATGMLEIFFSKHCPIFGTIFGKLSFRQFLAYMWIMNWGFNPVALVCYSCLLPYCIITNSNFLPKDWGICIPIALIVTYMVYTLVEYLISGMTIRAWWNNQRMSLITPMNAGFCGFITILLKLLGISNTIFDITKKDIPSSSDEVQDKDASRHTFDKSLVFLPGTTILLLQLTSIFIKLFGFQPQGLSENYECGVAEMLCSVYWIMSYWPFLRGLFERGKYGIPFSTIRKGAAMTCLFVFLCRSTISS